A region from the Sandaracinus amylolyticus genome encodes:
- a CDS encoding glycosyltransferase family 2 protein: MISSQELEEIEMSDGPAANDELEAYDDAELDLGAREHAELSARGSHMRRVRRRKSRPAESAVAPRGASQTGSASQAESIASDAALTNGQLTWRLGVAVAVIAAFVAVLAHGAASVLLAPGASALAIVLTVSGAVATWYFAMTVWHALRYRATPSFSDAALPRLTVIVPAYNEGAAVRVALESALANDYPADKLQIIAIDDGSKDDTWSHIEAVAAAHPGRVLAIKQPKNAGKREALVTGFARADGDLVVTVDSDSKLERTALRAIVAPMMADPEVAAVAGRVLVLNREDNLLTRLLSARFFITFDLARAAQSAYGAVLCTPGALSAYRMDAVRKVVERWSAQTFMGQPCTIAEDRALTTWLLREGYRSVYQRTAVVETIMPTDLKRMARMLIRWERGNIREDIVMLPVLATRWRSRDQWWPTFEIVFELVQYPLAYIGLTLLAARVIAQPEALLTIAGVVLLGAVVQTLYTLRSRRGADFFFGVGYALFAFVGLWWVFPYSLVTVRDGRWLTR, from the coding sequence GTGATCAGCAGCCAGGAGCTCGAAGAGATCGAGATGAGCGACGGCCCCGCGGCGAACGACGAGCTCGAGGCGTACGACGACGCCGAGCTCGATCTCGGTGCGCGTGAGCACGCCGAGCTCAGCGCGCGCGGATCGCACATGCGGCGCGTGCGTCGTCGCAAGTCGCGCCCCGCCGAGAGCGCGGTCGCGCCGCGCGGTGCGAGCCAGACGGGCAGTGCGAGCCAGGCCGAGAGCATCGCGTCGGACGCGGCGCTCACGAACGGACAGCTGACGTGGCGCCTCGGTGTCGCCGTCGCGGTGATCGCGGCGTTCGTCGCCGTCCTCGCGCACGGTGCGGCCTCGGTGCTGCTCGCGCCTGGCGCGTCGGCGCTGGCGATCGTGCTCACCGTGTCGGGCGCGGTGGCGACCTGGTACTTCGCGATGACCGTGTGGCACGCGCTGCGGTACCGCGCGACGCCGTCGTTCTCGGACGCGGCGCTGCCGCGCCTCACCGTGATCGTGCCCGCGTACAACGAGGGCGCGGCGGTGCGTGTGGCGCTCGAGTCGGCGCTCGCGAACGACTACCCCGCGGACAAGCTGCAGATCATCGCGATCGACGACGGGTCGAAGGACGACACGTGGTCGCACATCGAGGCGGTCGCGGCGGCGCACCCGGGCCGCGTGCTCGCGATCAAGCAGCCGAAGAACGCGGGCAAGCGCGAGGCGCTCGTCACCGGCTTCGCGCGCGCCGACGGCGATCTCGTCGTCACCGTCGACTCGGACTCGAAGCTCGAGCGCACGGCGCTGCGCGCGATCGTGGCGCCGATGATGGCGGACCCCGAGGTCGCGGCGGTCGCGGGCCGCGTGCTCGTGCTGAACCGCGAGGACAACCTGCTGACGCGCCTGCTCTCGGCGCGCTTCTTCATCACGTTCGATCTCGCGCGCGCCGCGCAGTCGGCGTACGGCGCGGTGCTCTGCACGCCGGGCGCGCTCAGCGCGTACCGCATGGACGCCGTGCGCAAGGTCGTGGAGCGCTGGTCGGCGCAGACCTTCATGGGTCAGCCGTGCACCATCGCGGAGGATCGCGCGCTCACCACGTGGCTGCTGCGCGAGGGCTATCGCTCGGTCTACCAGCGCACCGCGGTGGTCGAGACGATCATGCCGACGGACCTCAAGCGCATGGCGCGCATGCTGATCCGCTGGGAGCGCGGCAACATCCGCGAGGACATCGTGATGCTGCCGGTGCTCGCGACGCGCTGGCGCTCGCGCGACCAGTGGTGGCCGACGTTCGAGATCGTGTTCGAGCTGGTGCAGTACCCGCTCGCGTACATCGGCCTCACGCTGCTCGCGGCGCGCGTGATCGCGCAGCCCGAGGCGCTGCTGACGATCGCCGGCGTCGTGCTGCTCGGCGCGGTCGTGCAGACGCTCTACACGCTCCGCAGCCGTCGTGGCGCGGACTTCTTCTTCGGCGTGGGCTACGCGCTCTTCGCGTTCGTCGGCTTGTGGTGGGTCTTCCCGTACTCGCTCGTGACGGTGCGCGACGGCCGCTGGCTGACGCGCTGA
- a CDS encoding PIG-L family deacetylase: MRIRRTWIALAMAASIGCGESSRDSESESEQDEAPIWIVAPHPDDEALMAAHLIARDASRTFVHLMTNGDLGCERDGWQRQRETLAAMRVLGVAPERVRFLSYPDGFLDALGVVPLPPRERRLEDGTCGTGATTYAHDVHTALEGRPGVYVAENAIGDLATLLARDRPSDVYVSHPFDDHPDHATTYVLLRRAIERAMIDAPPRVHRALVHAGGCWPNGSEPHEPCGPAGESRGAPYPPLPGTLARYVPSERIPVPDGGALARRAIAEYRSQLHVDVEHDWLGDFARGESIFWVESLVRDPMHPERLVREPAEGASPQRVSFDARVAADATATVRLSSGHDDDASYTLEIVGDREVAVRSGERVLRRVHIPDDAARHAEHRWELRIDPRPDEGHVVELELRREGALLAVVIGPAPFRPITGTLARGEVEGVAIVSEPR, translated from the coding sequence GTGAGGATTCGTCGGACGTGGATCGCGCTCGCGATGGCCGCGAGCATCGGGTGCGGAGAGAGCTCGCGCGACAGCGAGAGCGAGAGCGAGCAGGACGAGGCGCCGATCTGGATCGTCGCGCCGCATCCCGACGACGAAGCGCTCATGGCCGCGCACCTCATCGCGCGCGACGCGTCGCGCACGTTCGTGCACCTGATGACGAACGGCGATCTCGGATGCGAGCGCGACGGATGGCAGCGACAGCGCGAGACGCTCGCGGCGATGCGCGTGCTCGGTGTCGCGCCGGAGCGCGTCCGCTTCCTCTCGTACCCCGACGGATTCCTCGACGCGCTCGGCGTGGTCCCGCTCCCGCCGCGCGAGCGACGTCTGGAGGACGGCACGTGCGGCACCGGCGCGACGACCTACGCGCACGACGTGCACACCGCGCTCGAGGGCCGCCCCGGCGTGTACGTCGCGGAGAACGCGATCGGCGATCTCGCGACGCTCCTCGCGCGCGATCGCCCGAGCGACGTCTACGTCTCGCACCCGTTCGACGATCACCCCGATCACGCGACGACCTACGTCCTGCTCCGGCGCGCGATCGAGCGCGCGATGATCGACGCACCACCGCGCGTGCACCGCGCGCTCGTGCACGCCGGCGGTTGCTGGCCCAACGGCAGCGAGCCTCACGAGCCCTGCGGCCCTGCGGGCGAGTCGCGCGGCGCGCCCTACCCGCCGCTGCCCGGAACGCTCGCGCGCTACGTGCCGAGCGAGCGCATCCCGGTGCCCGACGGCGGCGCGCTCGCGCGACGCGCGATCGCCGAGTACCGCTCGCAGCTCCACGTCGACGTCGAGCACGACTGGCTCGGCGACTTCGCGCGCGGCGAGTCGATCTTCTGGGTCGAGTCGCTCGTGCGCGATCCGATGCACCCCGAGCGGCTCGTGCGCGAGCCCGCGGAGGGCGCGTCACCGCAGCGCGTGTCGTTCGACGCGCGCGTCGCGGCGGACGCCACCGCGACGGTGCGCCTCTCGTCGGGCCACGACGACGATGCGAGCTACACGCTCGAGATTGTCGGCGACCGCGAAGTCGCGGTGCGGTCCGGCGAGCGCGTGCTGCGACGCGTGCACATCCCCGACGATGCCGCACGGCACGCGGAGCACCGATGGGAGCTGCGCATCGATCCGCGTCCCGACGAGGGCCACGTGGTCGAGCTCGAGCTGCGTCGTGAAGGCGCGCTGCTCGCCGTCGTGATCGGCCCCGCGCCGTTCCGCCCGATCACCGGCACGCTCGCGCGCGGCGAGGTCGAGGGCGTCGCGATCGTGTCGGAGCCGCGCTGA
- a CDS encoding C-type lectin domain-containing protein has product MRRSSLIFALAMLACTTPRDADRRDGSVALIEHCTAQGAGATGFDDDLDGAIDEGCALAVGTPIPLSEVHRTASPLLSPWLSPDKLRLYLVRSDTGEIVVAHRRSRDSRFGAPVLVARWTDVPVVAATLGSDELEVIVSTPTAALARARRASRDDAFGPLEPITLTVAPPHHHPSISRDGRELFFVTGDASGLFVVQRAVRSARGEPFGPAELALVSDGTTNQLTPSLSDDGRTLFVSMNGALASADRLASGTFAAPVLLGVLGIFPHVDVRTRELFFVTQGAQWSPVPSATVWRAPICRDGACAPRTIECEGGAPSPDGQHCYVAIRTPLSWDDARADCEARGAHLVTLASADEAAVAIYLQAGAVQWTGGFDAREDVPECNLSVAPAEGCAFAWVDDEPWLHAPWAIGEPSNTDALAVGAANCAALGADGTIDDRTCDTALPFVCESERAISW; this is encoded by the coding sequence GTGCGCCGGTCGTCTCTGATCTTCGCGCTCGCGATGCTCGCGTGCACCACGCCGCGCGACGCGGATCGCCGTGACGGCTCGGTCGCGCTGATCGAGCACTGCACCGCGCAGGGCGCGGGCGCGACCGGCTTCGACGACGATCTCGACGGCGCGATCGACGAGGGCTGTGCGCTGGCCGTGGGCACGCCGATCCCGCTCTCCGAGGTGCACCGCACGGCCTCGCCGTTGCTCTCGCCGTGGCTCAGCCCCGACAAGCTGCGCCTCTACCTCGTGAGGTCCGACACCGGCGAGATCGTCGTCGCGCATCGGCGCAGCCGCGACTCGCGCTTCGGCGCGCCGGTGCTCGTCGCGCGATGGACCGACGTGCCGGTGGTCGCGGCGACGCTCGGCAGCGACGAGCTCGAGGTGATCGTCTCGACGCCGACCGCCGCGCTCGCGCGCGCGAGGCGCGCCTCGCGCGACGACGCGTTCGGTCCGCTCGAGCCGATCACGCTCACGGTCGCGCCGCCGCATCATCATCCGTCGATCTCGCGCGACGGTCGCGAGCTCTTCTTCGTCACCGGCGACGCGAGCGGGCTCTTCGTCGTGCAGCGCGCCGTGCGCAGCGCGCGCGGCGAGCCCTTCGGTCCCGCGGAGCTCGCGCTCGTCAGCGACGGCACGACGAACCAGCTCACGCCCTCGCTCTCCGACGACGGCCGCACGCTCTTCGTGTCGATGAACGGCGCGCTCGCGAGCGCGGATCGCCTCGCGAGCGGCACGTTCGCCGCGCCGGTGCTGCTCGGCGTGCTCGGCATCTTCCCTCACGTCGACGTGCGCACCCGCGAGCTGTTCTTCGTCACGCAGGGCGCGCAGTGGTCGCCGGTTCCCTCGGCGACCGTGTGGCGCGCGCCGATCTGTCGCGACGGTGCGTGCGCGCCGCGGACCATCGAGTGCGAGGGCGGCGCGCCGAGCCCCGACGGACAGCACTGCTACGTCGCGATCCGCACGCCGCTCTCGTGGGACGACGCGCGCGCCGACTGCGAAGCGCGCGGCGCGCACCTCGTGACGCTCGCCTCGGCCGACGAGGCCGCCGTCGCGATCTATCTGCAGGCGGGCGCGGTGCAGTGGACCGGAGGCTTCGACGCGCGCGAGGACGTGCCGGAGTGCAACCTCTCCGTCGCGCCGGCCGAAGGGTGCGCGTTCGCGTGGGTCGACGACGAGCCGTGGCTCCATGCGCCGTGGGCGATCGGTGAGCCCTCGAACACCGATGCGCTCGCGGTCGGCGCCGCGAACTGCGCCGCGCTCGGCGCCGACGGGACGATCGACGATCGCACGTGCGACACCGCGCTGCCCTTCGTGTGCGAGAGCGAGCGCGCGATCTCGTGGTGA
- a CDS encoding tetratricopeptide repeat protein, giving the protein MRPRGVALHVLATATLVIASALAIGRASAQPVEASEARALFEEGVALSDRGDYESAVDRFQRSLALVERPSTLFNLGVALRELRRDEEAIAALERFLEIADASFDEVPRTQARAWIESMRRALAERGGTLVLEIDPPDAHVRVDGFDVTGESPIVLDVASGTHRVEVSADGVGSETFDVVLAAGGRETRRVALGPRSSPGLDLGEPHRLAAIVTTSAAAVVLGGAIAATVVREDQVARYHGESCAPTTWGTRRDACPELRADIDVSTGAAIATWTTAGVLAGTAVILWLLAPAVSSEAPPVAALCAPSFSTSEITITCAGRL; this is encoded by the coding sequence GTGAGGCCCAGAGGCGTCGCGCTGCACGTCCTCGCGACGGCGACGTTGGTGATCGCGTCGGCGCTCGCGATCGGTCGCGCGAGCGCGCAGCCGGTCGAGGCCTCGGAAGCGCGCGCGCTCTTCGAGGAGGGCGTCGCGCTCTCGGATCGCGGCGACTACGAGTCCGCGGTCGATCGCTTCCAGCGCTCGCTCGCGCTCGTCGAGCGACCGAGCACGCTCTTCAACCTCGGGGTCGCGCTGCGCGAGCTGCGGCGCGACGAAGAGGCGATCGCCGCGCTCGAGCGCTTCCTCGAGATCGCCGATGCGTCGTTCGACGAGGTGCCGCGCACTCAGGCGCGCGCGTGGATCGAGTCGATGCGACGCGCGCTCGCGGAGCGCGGCGGGACGCTGGTGCTGGAGATCGATCCGCCCGACGCGCACGTGCGCGTCGACGGCTTCGACGTGACCGGCGAGAGCCCGATCGTGCTCGACGTCGCGTCGGGCACGCACCGCGTCGAGGTGAGCGCGGACGGCGTGGGGAGCGAGACCTTCGACGTGGTGCTCGCGGCCGGTGGTCGCGAGACACGTCGCGTCGCGCTGGGCCCGCGCTCGTCCCCCGGGCTCGATCTCGGGGAGCCTCACCGGCTCGCGGCGATCGTGACGACGAGCGCCGCGGCCGTCGTGCTCGGCGGCGCGATCGCGGCGACGGTCGTGCGCGAGGATCAGGTCGCGCGGTATCACGGCGAGTCGTGCGCGCCGACGACGTGGGGCACGCGCCGCGACGCTTGCCCCGAGCTGCGCGCGGACATCGACGTGAGCACCGGCGCCGCGATCGCGACGTGGACCACGGCGGGCGTCCTCGCAGGCACGGCGGTGATCCTGTGGCTGCTCGCGCCTGCAGTGTCGTCCGAAGCGCCGCCCGTCGCCGCGCTGTGCGCGCCCTCGTTCTCGACTTCGGAGATCACGATCACGTGCGCCGGTCGTCTCTGA
- a CDS encoding serine/threonine-protein kinase: MTTRPGIESPGDRAEEDRGRSGLRRHASTRPLVGSPSLAPGTVVAERYRVHALIGQGGMGHVYRAEQIAVRREVALKVIHAPEGATEARLRFEREALAASRITSPHVVTIHDFGHGEHGLLYLAMELLSGESLAQRILRVGALSVHESVAIALQIARALQVAHAAGVVHRDLKPDNIFLVADDTGAGHVKVLDFGIARITSGDLGPSEAHLTSTDLVVGTPLYMSPEACRRGPISPAADLYSLGVILFETITGKTPFDDREPVLVMSRHLEMRPPRMRDRRPDLDIPEVLDELVDRLLRKRPEERPKSAAELAMSLREIAGGRTRVSAPPPSAVPIRVEPTVVEHPSKGVRISSAATSWIVAGVLASCALLAVIVYLARAPEPEMVVATLPPAPPEPLRAPPPPPPVPTPTTVDVRLDVTPEDAIVLVDGAAIEGRVITLPRDGALHVVELRADGHEPRALEVRGDVDRVITVELAVLPEPSRRPRATSPTTRRPARPSAPRVRDPLVRQW; the protein is encoded by the coding sequence ATGACGACCCGTCCCGGCATCGAGTCACCGGGAGACCGCGCCGAGGAGGATCGCGGACGGAGCGGTCTGCGCCGTCACGCGAGCACGCGCCCGCTCGTCGGGTCGCCCTCGCTCGCGCCGGGGACCGTCGTCGCCGAGCGCTATCGCGTGCACGCGCTGATCGGCCAGGGCGGCATGGGCCACGTGTACCGCGCCGAGCAGATCGCGGTGCGTCGCGAGGTCGCGCTCAAGGTCATCCACGCGCCCGAGGGCGCGACCGAGGCGCGACTGCGCTTCGAGCGCGAGGCGCTCGCGGCGTCGCGCATCACGAGCCCGCACGTCGTCACGATCCACGACTTCGGCCACGGCGAGCACGGGCTGCTCTACCTCGCGATGGAGCTGCTCTCGGGCGAGAGCCTCGCGCAGCGCATCCTCCGCGTCGGCGCGCTCTCGGTGCACGAGTCGGTCGCGATCGCGCTGCAGATCGCGCGCGCGCTGCAGGTCGCGCACGCCGCCGGCGTGGTCCATCGCGACCTCAAGCCCGACAACATCTTCCTCGTCGCCGACGACACCGGCGCCGGTCACGTGAAGGTGCTCGACTTCGGCATCGCTCGGATCACGAGCGGTGATCTCGGCCCGAGCGAAGCGCACCTCACGAGCACCGATCTCGTCGTCGGCACGCCGCTCTACATGAGCCCGGAGGCGTGCCGTCGCGGTCCGATCAGCCCGGCCGCGGATCTCTACTCGCTCGGCGTGATCCTCTTCGAGACGATCACGGGCAAGACGCCGTTCGACGACCGCGAGCCGGTGCTCGTGATGAGCCGGCACCTCGAGATGCGCCCGCCGCGCATGCGCGACCGTCGTCCGGATCTCGACATCCCCGAAGTGCTCGACGAGCTCGTCGATCGCCTGCTGCGCAAGCGCCCCGAGGAGCGTCCGAAGAGCGCGGCGGAGCTCGCGATGTCGCTGCGCGAGATCGCGGGCGGTCGCACGCGCGTGAGCGCGCCTCCGCCGAGCGCGGTGCCGATCCGCGTCGAGCCGACGGTGGTCGAGCATCCGTCGAAGGGCGTGCGCATCTCGTCCGCGGCCACGTCGTGGATCGTCGCGGGCGTGCTCGCGTCGTGCGCGCTGCTCGCGGTGATCGTGTACCTCGCGCGCGCGCCGGAGCCCGAGATGGTGGTCGCGACGCTTCCGCCCGCGCCGCCCGAGCCGCTGCGCGCGCCGCCCCCACCGCCACCGGTGCCCACGCCGACGACGGTCGACGTGCGGCTCGACGTCACGCCCGAGGACGCGATCGTGCTCGTCGACGGCGCGGCGATCGAAGGCCGCGTGATCACGCTGCCCCGCGACGGAGCGTTGCACGTCGTCGAGCTCCGCGCGGACGGTCACGAGCCGCGCGCGCTCGAGGTGCGCGGCGACGTCGATCGGGTGATCACGGTCGAGCTCGCGGTGCTTCCCGAGCCCTCGCGCCGCCCGCGCGCGACGTCGCCGACGACGCGCAGGCCCGCACGGCCGAGCGCGCCGCGCGTGCGCGATCCGCTCGTGCGGCAGTGGTGA